Below is a genomic region from Gemmobacter sp. 24YEA27.
ACTCCATCGCGCCGCATTGCAGGCAGGCGAAAAAGTTCTTAACGTCCCGGGGATTGCCAGCCGGGCCTTGGGGCCGGCGCTGCTGGCCCGTGGCCAGGGTAACAGACCACAGGCGGCCGGGGCGCATATGCCCGGCAGGGTTCAGGAGGGGTAATGGCAGCGCGCGACAGGCTGAGGCTTTGCATCAGTGTCGATCAGGTGGCGGTGCTGCGCAATGCGCGCGGCAATGACTGGCCCGATCCCCTGAGGGCCGCGCTGCTCGCCGAAGCCTCCGGTGCAGATGGCATATCGGCGCGGTTGCGCGCGAAGCGCGGCGATCTCTCGGAGAGCGATATCGAAGCGCTGGCCGCCGGGCTCGGTATCCCGCTGCATCTGAATGCCGCGCCGGTGCCCACGATGCTCGGGCTGCTGACGCGTTTGCGGCCCGCCTCCTGCTGCCTTGTTGCCGGGGCGCCGGACGGGAGCCGGGCCGATATCTGCCTCGACATTCTGGCCGATGAGCCGGGGCTGCGCGCTGCCATAAGCACCTTGCGCGCGGCCGGGATCCGGACCGCGCTTCTGATCGGCCAGACGCGCGCAGAGATCGAAGCCGCCGCGCGCAGTGGCGCGCAGATCGTGGTGTTCCATACCGGAGCCTATTCCATCGCCCATGCCGAGGGCCGCCAGCAGGAGGCAGAGCGACACATCTGCGCGCTGCACGCGGCGGCAGTGCTTGCGACCGGGCTCGGGCTCGAAGCCCATGCGGCCCATGGTCTGACTTATGAGAATATCGACCCCGTGGCGGCGATCCCCGAACTGCGCGAAGTGCATATCGGCCATTTCCTGATCGGCGAGGCGGTTTATATCGGCCTCGGCCCCGCGATCGAGGAGATGCGCCGCCGCATCGATGCCGCATGTCAGTGGTGACAGCGCGGGCCTGAACGGCTGAAACCGAATGGTCCCGGCATTGAGGATTGCTCTCGCCGCAGGGCGCTGACCATGGGATACTGGCTTCATCGGCGAACGGCGCCCGAAACCCGTGACGTCACAATAATGCTGAAATGAGACAATGATGATCCTTGGCATCGGCACAGATCTCGCCAATATCGAGCGCATCGGCCAGGTGCTTGACCGCCATGGCGACCGTTTCCGCAACCGGGTCTTTACCGCCGGGGAACAGCAAAAAGCCGAGGCACGACGCGAGACTGTGGCCACTTATGCCAAACGCTGGGCCGCGAAAGAGGCTTGTTCCAAGGCGCTCGGCACCGGGCTCAGGATGGGGATTTCCTGGAAGGACATGGCGGTCTCGAACCTTGCCACCGGGCAGCCGGTGATGGCGGTGACCGGCTGGGCGGCTGAGCGGCTCGCGCAGATGACGCCACCGGGCCATGAGGCGCTGATCCATGTGACCCTGACCGATGACCATCCCTGGGCTCAGGCCTTTGTGGTGATCGAGGCGCGACCGCTGCGCTGAGAGGCCATGGCGCAAGTAATGGGTATTTAACTCAGGAGGAAGTCGCAGGTCCTTCCGCCTGATCCGGATACTCCCGCCGGAGGTGCAGGCCGCGCGCGCGCCCGTTTCCGGCTTCTACACCGGCAATTGACCCCGGCAAACCCGGGCGCGGCTTGACAGGTCCGCCCCCCCGGCGCAAGAAGCGGCCCGATACAGCGCGGAAGGCTTGTGAAGATGGCGAAGGCAAAAGGCGAGAGCGGCGGCATCGTCGAGACGATCAAAACCGTCTTCTGGGCATTGGTGATCGCAGGACTGTTCCGGACGCTTTTCTTCCAGCCCTTCTGGATCCCGTCGGAATCGATGAAAAGCTCGCTCCTCGTGGGTGACTTCCTCTTCGTCAACAAAATGGCCTACGGCTATTCCAAATATTCCTGCCCCTTCGGTCTTTGCCCCTTCGAGGGCCGTATTCTCGGCTCTGATCCGCTGCGCGGCGATGTGGTCGTGTTCCGCAACCCCTATACCGGCGATGATTATATCAAACGCCTGATCGGTCTGCCGGGCGACAGGGTCCAGATGAAGGATGGCCGCGTCTTCCTCAATGACACCGAAGTGCCGCAGGTGCCGGACGGGATCTTCACCGAAATCTATGGCCCCCAGGGCCCGATGAAGAACTACCCGCAATGCGAAAACGGCGCGGTCGGCCTGAATGGCACCTGCGAAAAGTCGCGCTCGATCGAGACATTGCCGACCGGCGACGGGGATGCGACCCGGTCCTATCCGGTGCTCAACATCAAGGATACCGCAGGCCTGCCCGATAACAGCAATGTCTATACCGTTCCCGACGGGCATTATTTCTTCATGGGCGACAACCGCGACAACAGCCAGGATTCGCGCTTCCAGCCCGGCCTTCAGGGCGGTATCGGCATGGTGCCTGCAGAATATCTGATCGGCCGTGCGGATCGCATCGTCTTCTCTTCTGCCGGCGCCAGCCTGTGGTATTTCTGGACATGGCGGGCTGACCGCTTCTTCCTCGGGATCAACTGAGCCCATGCGGCTCTCTGCCGATCTCAAGGCTTTTCAGACCCGCATCGGGCATGAGTTTGCGCGTGGCGAGCTGCTTGTGCGGGCGGTGACGCATCCCTCGATTGCCACGCCGACGCGGCCAGACAATCAGCGGCTGGAATTCCTGGGCGACCGGGTGCTGGGTCTTGTGATGTCCGAGGCGCTGCTTGCGGCCGATAAGGCTGCCAGCGAAGGCCAGCTTGCGCCGCGTTTCAATGCGCTGGTGCGCAAGGAAACCTGCGCCGAGGTGGCGCGCGAGATCGGGCTTGGCGAAGTGCTGCGGCTTGGCCGGTCCGAGATGCTTTCGGGCGGGCGCCGCAAAGAGGCTTTGCTGGGCGACGCCACCGAGGCGCTGATCGCCGCCGTCTATCTGGATGCGGGGTTCGACGCGGCGCGCGATCTCGTGCTCCGGCTCTGGGGCGGGCGCGTCGGCGCGGTTGAACCTGATGCACGCGATCCGAAATCGGCGCTGCAGGAATGGGCCCAGGCGCGCGGCATGGCGCCGCCGAAATATACCGAGACCGGCCGCTCTGGCCCTGATCATCAGCCGCTGTTCACGGTCAGCGTTTTGCTGGACAATGGTGCGGGAGAGGTGGCGAAGGCCGGCTCGAAACGCGCGGCGGAACAAATTGCAGCAGCAGCGCTGCTGAAACGGCTGGAGGCCGGAAATGACTGAGATACCGGCAATGACCGAACCCCAATCCGATGGCACCCGTGCCGGCTTTGTCGCGCTGATCGGCGAGCCGAATGCCGGTAAATCGACTTTGCTCAACCGCATGGTTGGCGCGAAAGTCTCCATTGTGACGCATAAGGTCCAGACCACGCGTACCCGCATTCGCGGCGTCTGCATGGAAGGCCAGACCCAGATCGTCTTTGTCGACACGCCGGGCCTCTTCCGCCCGCGCCGCCGGCTTGACCGCGCCATGGTAAAAGCCGCCTGGGGTGGCGCTGCCGATGCCGATATCGTCGTTCTGCTGATCGAGGCACATCGCGGGCTGACCGAGGGCGCGAAGGCGATCATCGAGCGGCTGGCGGGCGAACTTCCGAAGGACCGTCCCGTGGCGCTGGCGATCAACAAGATCGACAAGGGCAGCTCGGAAAAGCTGCTGGCGCTTGCGGCCAGGATGAATGAGGCCTTTCCTTTCGCGAAGACCTTCATGATCTCGGCCGAAAAAGGCTATGGCGTCGATGATCTGCGCGAATGGCTGGCGGCAGAGCTGCCCGAAGGTGCCTGGTTCTACCCCGAGGATCAGCTGGCCGATCTGCCGCTGCGGATGATCGCGGCTGAGATGACGCGTGAAAAACTGACTCTGCGGCTGCATGAGGAACTCCCCTATCAGCTGACGGTCGAGACCGAGAAATGGGAAGACCGCAAGGACGGCTCCACCCGCATCGACCAGATCGTCTATGTGGCGCGGGATGGCCATAAGGGCATCGTGCTGGGAAATCGCGGAGAGACGATCAAGTCGATCGGCCAGGCGGCGCGGGCCGAGATCAAGGAATTCCTCGACCGCGAGGTGCATCTGTTCCTGCAGGTCAAGGTGCGCCCGAACTGGCTGGAAGAGAAAGAGCGCTATTCCGAAATGGGGCTTGAATTCAAAGACGGCGACGCCTGAGCGGTTTCAGGCGCCGCGCCTGAACCCGCGTTTCAAGGCCGACCAGGCCAGCCAGATCACGCCACCGATGCCGATGGCCTTCGATGAGCTGTCGAGGAGCCGGTCCTGCCCCAGCCCCTTTGGGTCGCGCTTCATGGCGAATGCGGCGATTGCTGCGGTGATCAGAGCGAACACGGCCCCACCCGGTGCGCGGTATTTCATTGTCTCGCCTCCCTCCTCATGGCCTGTTATCAGGGATATAGGGCAGGAGAGGTATCCTGCCAGGAGGGGTTTGCGAAAGGCCCGCGAAATGACCAGGCTCACCGCCGAATTCTGGGTCCAGGCCTATCTGCGCCGGCTTAACCTTGCGGATATCCCGGCCTATGTGACGGCCAGAGGGGATGCGACGGCGGGGGCGGTGATGGTGAAGCTCGCCACGCTGAACGGAGAGGCTCAGGCCTTTGAACGCCGCACCGATCTGATGAGCGGCGGACGGCAGTGGATGACCTATGCCAGCGGTCCTGAGCGTGAGGTCGATGAGGCGCTGACCCGCGCCCGCGCCCGCGACCCCGACCTCTGGATCATCGAGATCGAGGACCGCACCGGACGGACATTGCTGGATGAGCCAGGCCTTGCCGGCGACTGACCCTCGGAACTGCCCCATGTTTTGTGCACGCCTTCTTCGGTGATTTTGAGGCAAGGAGGCCATGATGGGCACAGGCAATTCCACTGACGGGGCGCGACGCGGTGGCGCAGATCCCCATCCCGTCGGCGATGTTTCGGACCGGCCTGCGGTGAGCAAGCCCTCGCTCTTTGTCTGGAAACACAGATTCGCGAAAGCGGCGGCGGGAGGCACGGAGAATGATGCGGCATTCGTCGCTGAGCATCCGGGACGGTTTTCTGTCCGGGCCAGGTGTCGGTTCCTGCACCTGCAGCCGAGCGGGTTCTAGGCCTGGCCACATGTTGCGATGATGGCGCGGGCATGAGGCAAGGCAGGCGCCAGGCTGAGAGACTGCAGAACGCCTGCGCGGAGAGCGGCCAGGTCTTCTGATATCGCTTGCTGCATGATGATCTGCTTGAACAGGGCGAAAGCATCAGCCCGGGACCTGCGTCGCCAGATTGGCCCGGGCTTGCAGGGATCAGCGCGCGGATCGGCTACAGGCGCCGCCCTTTCACTTACAGCGCCAATCTTTCAGGCGGTGCCGACATCGGGCCGGCGAACGCCATCGGTTCAGGTCAACAGGAGAGGTCTCGACCGGCAGTTCGACCACGAGGCCCCGGACAATGTCCGGGAGGCCGACATCACTGGCATCCGGACCCGTGGAAGGCTTTGCCTCTCGCGCACCTCACCATGGTCTCCCGGACCAAGGGCGTTCCCATGGCCAGATCATCGACCTCAGTACACGGCGCGTGATCGGCTGGTCCATTCGGAGCGGAGGCGCCAGTTCACCAGCATGGAGCGGGCGGCGTTGTCTCACGCGCCCACAATCCCGCGCCTTCGATGAGCCGCCCAGGCAATCTGGGACGCCCGCTATTCTGACATCCCTCGATGGGCCATCAGATGCGCGCCAGCCTCGCGCTTCATGAAGGGCGTCATCGCGGCCAGCAACCGCCTGGCCTGTGACACCGTCTGTCCGGGGTACCTCATCTTCCATGCACAGAATTTGCCTTGCGACATCCCGTGCTTGCGGCAGAAATCAGCACACCCTTCCACGGCTCGGCTCGCAGATCGAGAGAGTATCCCGTGGCCGGCCACAGTCACAGGTCTGGGATTCGAGGTCTTCGACCTGACATGCAGAGCTTTCGGCGGTGC
It encodes:
- a CDS encoding pyridoxine 5'-phosphate synthase gives rise to the protein MAARDRLRLCISVDQVAVLRNARGNDWPDPLRAALLAEASGADGISARLRAKRGDLSESDIEALAAGLGIPLHLNAAPVPTMLGLLTRLRPASCCLVAGAPDGSRADICLDILADEPGLRAAISTLRAAGIRTALLIGQTRAEIEAAARSGAQIVVFHTGAYSIAHAEGRQQEAERHICALHAAAVLATGLGLEAHAAHGLTYENIDPVAAIPELREVHIGHFLIGEAVYIGLGPAIEEMRRRIDAACQW
- the acpS gene encoding holo-ACP synthase: MILGIGTDLANIERIGQVLDRHGDRFRNRVFTAGEQQKAEARRETVATYAKRWAAKEACSKALGTGLRMGISWKDMAVSNLATGQPVMAVTGWAAERLAQMTPPGHEALIHVTLTDDHPWAQAFVVIEARPLR
- the lepB gene encoding signal peptidase I — translated: MAKAKGESGGIVETIKTVFWALVIAGLFRTLFFQPFWIPSESMKSSLLVGDFLFVNKMAYGYSKYSCPFGLCPFEGRILGSDPLRGDVVVFRNPYTGDDYIKRLIGLPGDRVQMKDGRVFLNDTEVPQVPDGIFTEIYGPQGPMKNYPQCENGAVGLNGTCEKSRSIETLPTGDGDATRSYPVLNIKDTAGLPDNSNVYTVPDGHYFFMGDNRDNSQDSRFQPGLQGGIGMVPAEYLIGRADRIVFSSAGASLWYFWTWRADRFFLGIN
- the rnc gene encoding ribonuclease III, encoding MRLSADLKAFQTRIGHEFARGELLVRAVTHPSIATPTRPDNQRLEFLGDRVLGLVMSEALLAADKAASEGQLAPRFNALVRKETCAEVAREIGLGEVLRLGRSEMLSGGRRKEALLGDATEALIAAVYLDAGFDAARDLVLRLWGGRVGAVEPDARDPKSALQEWAQARGMAPPKYTETGRSGPDHQPLFTVSVLLDNGAGEVAKAGSKRAAEQIAAAALLKRLEAGND
- the era gene encoding GTPase Era, with amino-acid sequence MTEIPAMTEPQSDGTRAGFVALIGEPNAGKSTLLNRMVGAKVSIVTHKVQTTRTRIRGVCMEGQTQIVFVDTPGLFRPRRRLDRAMVKAAWGGAADADIVVLLIEAHRGLTEGAKAIIERLAGELPKDRPVALAINKIDKGSSEKLLALAARMNEAFPFAKTFMISAEKGYGVDDLREWLAAELPEGAWFYPEDQLADLPLRMIAAEMTREKLTLRLHEELPYQLTVETEKWEDRKDGSTRIDQIVYVARDGHKGIVLGNRGETIKSIGQAARAEIKEFLDREVHLFLQVKVRPNWLEEKERYSEMGLEFKDGDA
- a CDS encoding DUF1491 family protein, producing MTRLTAEFWVQAYLRRLNLADIPAYVTARGDATAGAVMVKLATLNGEAQAFERRTDLMSGGRQWMTYASGPEREVDEALTRARARDPDLWIIEIEDRTGRTLLDEPGLAGD